GTGGACCGGGAGGTTTAGCTTATGGTGCTACAACAGCGAAAATTGAAAATAAGGAATATAGGATAGTTCATAAATGGGCAAATGATTATGATCATGATACATGTGATACTTATATACATAATATATGTCCAGAAAGACCCGACTCTGTTATTTGCCAGGATGTAAGAAAATTGAATATAGGTTCTCTTGAAGCTATAGATGCATTAGCATTTGGTTTCCCATGCAATGACTTTTCAGTTGTAGGTGAACAGAAGGGATTTGATGGAGAGTATGGTCCTTTGTACACATATGGGGTAAAAGTATTAAAAAAGTATAAACCAAAGTGGTTTCTAGCTGAAAATGTAGGCGGATTAAAGTCTGCCAATGATGGTGGAGCATTTAAAAAGATACTCAATGATTTAAAAAAAGCAGGATATAGATTATACCCACATTTATATAAGTTTGAAGAATATGGGATACCCCAGGCTCGCCATAGAATAATTATTATAGGTATTAGAAAAGATTTACCTTACGAGTTTAGAGTGCCTTCGCCAGCTCCTTATGCTGGAATAGATAATACTTCTAGGAGTGCATTAGAAATACCACCAATTCCTGAGGATGCACTAAATAATGAATTAACAAGGCAGTCAGCAATAGTAACGGAGAGATTATCATATATAAAACCAGGAGAAAATGCTTTTACAGCAGATTTGCCACAGGAGTTACAATTAAATGTCAAAGGGGCAAAGATAAGTCAAATATATAAAAGATTAGATCCTAATAGACCAGCTTATACAGTAACAGGTTCTGGCGGAGGTGGTACACATATGTATCATTATGCTGAACCAAGAGCATTAACTAATAGGGAAAGGGCAAGGTTACAGACATTCCCAGATAATTATGTATTTAAAGGTTCAAAAGAAAGTGTAAGAAGACAGATAGGTATGGCAGTTCCAGCCAAGGGGGCAAAGATAATATTTGAAGCTATACTAAGAACATTTGCAGGTATTGATTATGACTTTATTCCCTGTAATGTAAATGACTAGGGGGGATTCGTTTGTTAAATTATTGGTGGGTTACAAGACCAAAGCGGAAATTAAATTCTATTCCAGATGTGTTGGCAACATTTGCTGATTTATCATTAGACCAAGAGTGGCAGGGACAAAGAGAATCACATTTATCGTTTGAAGATGCATTAGAACAAGCTGGTTTAAAGCGTATAGGTGAGCGCAGGGATCAGACCGGTGGTGGTGCGAGAACATATAAGGCTTGGGTTGCCAGCTTAGGATTAATATTCACTCAGGAGTCTACTAAAAAAATAAAGTTAACATTAGCAGGTGAAGCTATAATGGCAGGAGATTCTCCTGTTGAAGTATTGAAAAATCAGATTTTAAAATATCAGTTTCCATCCTCCTTTTCATTAAGCCGAGGAGTTCAAGTTGCTGAAAGGTTTAAAATAAGACCTTTTAGATTTCTTCTGAAATTACTAAATGATTCAGATATAGAATATTTGACAGAAGAAGAAATTGCAAAAATTATAGTTACTAAGGCAGAAAATGAAACAGATAAATGTTATAGATATATAGTGGAGAAAATTTTGGAATTTAGACAAAGAGGTGACATGATTCATGAAGAGGATTTTTTTGATAAGTATAAATCCTCAAAAGGTAAAGTAAATCCTGAACATCCTTTTAGTCATTTAATGGATTTAGCGAATACTATTGTAAATTGGTTGGAATATACACAGCTTGTAAAAAGAGAAAGTGGACAAGTATGCATTCTTGAGGATAAAAAATTGGAAGTTCAGCAGATTCTATCGGTACGTCCGCCTTTTATTGATCGTCCTGAAGAACATGAATATTTCCAAAGAAAATATGGTCTGGATCCTAAGCATAAAAAGGATACTAGAAATCTTACAAAAACAAAGACTATTACAGCAAAAATAATTGCCGAACAGAAGATTAAACAGGCATATATTACAGAATCTCTAAAACAACCTATAACTAAAATAACTACATATCTTATAGATAAAATAGTTGAGCAAACAGGTTTTGAAGACAAGCTGGTAGAAGAAACACTTTTAAAGTTGTATCCAAGAGGTTCTGTTGGCGCTTTTATGACAGAATACTTTGAAATGGCTTTCAAAGGAAGAGATGAAGCTATAGATTTTGAAAAAGCGACAGTTGAGTTATTTCAAAATGTTTTTGGGTTTCAA
The DNA window shown above is from Haloimpatiens massiliensis and carries:
- a CDS encoding restriction endonuclease FokI C-terminal domain-containing protein — its product is MLNYWWVTRPKRKLNSIPDVLATFADLSLDQEWQGQRESHLSFEDALEQAGLKRIGERRDQTGGGARTYKAWVASLGLIFTQESTKKIKLTLAGEAIMAGDSPVEVLKNQILKYQFPSSFSLSRGVQVAERFKIRPFRFLLKLLNDSDIEYLTEEEIAKIIVTKAENETDKCYRYIVEKILEFRQRGDMIHEEDFFDKYKSSKGKVNPEHPFSHLMDLANTIVNWLEYTQLVKRESGQVCILEDKKLEVQQILSVRPPFIDRPEEHEYFQRKYGLDPKHKKDTRNLTKTKTITAKIIAEQKIKQAYITESLKQPITKITTYLIDKIVEQTGFEDKLVEETLLKLYPRGSVGAFMTEYFEMAFKGRDEAIDFEKATVELFQNVFGFQAKHVGPIGLTPDVLILSNADGYQAILDNKAYSKYTINNDHHNRMVHNYIKNLKRYSKADVSLAFFSYIAGGFGKNISSQINDIVNVTGVSGSAISVSNMIKLVELYEPKNYTHKNIRDIFSVNRQILLSDL
- the dcm gene encoding DNA (cytosine-5-)-methyltransferase — translated: MIFQLGELFCGPGGLAYGATTAKIENKEYRIVHKWANDYDHDTCDTYIHNICPERPDSVICQDVRKLNIGSLEAIDALAFGFPCNDFSVVGEQKGFDGEYGPLYTYGVKVLKKYKPKWFLAENVGGLKSANDGGAFKKILNDLKKAGYRLYPHLYKFEEYGIPQARHRIIIIGIRKDLPYEFRVPSPAPYAGIDNTSRSALEIPPIPEDALNNELTRQSAIVTERLSYIKPGENAFTADLPQELQLNVKGAKISQIYKRLDPNRPAYTVTGSGGGGTHMYHYAEPRALTNRERARLQTFPDNYVFKGSKESVRRQIGMAVPAKGAKIIFEAILRTFAGIDYDFIPCNVND